One Bufo gargarizans isolate SCDJY-AF-19 chromosome 4, ASM1485885v1, whole genome shotgun sequence DNA window includes the following coding sequences:
- the CNIH4 gene encoding LOW QUALITY PROTEIN: protein cornichon homolog 4 (The sequence of the model RefSeq protein was modified relative to this genomic sequence to represent the inferred CDS: deleted 1 base in 1 codon): MEAALFIFSLIDCCALIFLAVYFIITLSDLECDYINARSCCSKLNKWVVPELIGHTLVSVLMLVSLHWFIFLLNLPVAVWNIYRFIMVPSGNLGVFDPTEIHNRGQLKSHMKEAMIKLGFHLLCFFIYLYSMILALINN, encoded by the exons ATGGAGGCCGCTCTGTTCATCTTCTCCCTGATTGATTGCTGCGCCCTCATCTTCCTGGCGGTGTACTTT ATAATCACGCTCTCCGACTTAGAATGTGACTACATCAACGCCCGCTCCTGCTGCTCCAAGCTGAATAAG TGGGTGGTGCCGGAGCTCATCGGTCACACGTTGGTGTCTGTGTTAATGCTCGTGTCCTTGCACTGGTTCATCTTCCTCCTGAATCTACCTGTAGCGGTGTGGAACATCTACCG TTTTATTATGGTGCCAAGTGGAAATTTGGGGGTCTTTGATCCGACTGAGATCCACAACCGGGGACAACTCAAGTCTCACATGAAAGAGGCCATGATCAAGCTA GGATTTCATCTACTGTGTTTCTTCATCTACCTGTACAG CATGATTTTGGCCCTAATCAACAACTGA